The following proteins come from a genomic window of Acinonyx jubatus isolate Ajub_Pintada_27869175 chromosome C1, VMU_Ajub_asm_v1.0, whole genome shotgun sequence:
- the MIIP gene encoding migration and invasion-inhibitory protein, with protein sequence MITPGMVETKDSVQLRQLNLVLLRQLWVGQDAVRRSVAKAASGSTRDSSSSCDSQTPSSQETSSVAPRASSLQGAHQGGPCDMSWAGGASSGVMSLPPAAYRRRPSLGSLRPCSAPLLAISDPDGTELSGEPDRPGPQEAQAQRSILDQQSRPSKPRVTFGDESSVPDRSWRLRPYLGYDWIAGSLDNTSPITSKPEAFFSKLQDFREANKEECIHSDPEPRSLSLRESSRVDQDHECVYCYRVNRRLFLVPSDPGSPCRLCRTPRDQRGPETLVEPAQVRVSIPLSVLDPPHRHHVHRRKSFDASDTLALPRHCLMGWDILPPKPEKSSAPKSLDLWSCVSSEAQHRKLSAARLAQPTRVPSSTPFRSQLQPRMPWPKP encoded by the exons ATGATAACGCCTGGGATGGTGGAGACCAAGGACTCGGTGCAGCTCCGGCAGCTCAATCTGGTGCTCCTGAGGCAGCTGTGGGTCGGGCAAGATGCTGTGCGGCGGTCGGTGGCCAAGGCAGCCTCAGGG TCAACCCGGGACTCCAGCAGCAGCTGTGACTCCCAGACTCCATCGTCCCAGGAGACGTCCTCGGTGGCCCCGAGAGCCTCCAGCCTTCAGGGTGCCCACCAGGGTGGCCCCTGTGATATGTCCTGGGCTGGTGGGGCCAGCTCTGGAGTGATGTCTCTCCCACCTGCCGCATACCGACGCCGGCCGTCCCTGGGTTCACTGAGGCCCTGCTCGGCACCCTTACTGGCCATCTCAGACCCGGATGGCACAGAGCTTTCAGGAGAGCCGGACAGGCCGGGGCCTCAGGAGGCCCAGGCCCAGAGGTCCATCCTGGATCAACAAAGCAGGCCGTCCAAG CCAAGAGTGACCTTCGGTGATGAGTCTTCAGTGCCTGACAGGAGCTGGCGCCTCAGACCATACTTGGGCTACGACTGGATCGCAG GGTCTCTGGACAACACCTCGCCCATCACCAGCAAGCCCGAGGCCTTCTTCTCGAAGCTGCAGGATTTCCGGGAAGCCAACAAGGAGGAGTGTATCCACAGTGACCCCGA ACCCCGGTCCCTCAGCCTCCGGGAGAGCAGCAGGGTGGACCAAGACCACGAAT GCGTGTACTGTTACCGCGTCAACCGGCGCCTGTTTCTGGTGCCTTCGGATCCTGGCTCCCCCTGCCGCCTGTGCAGGACACCTCGGGACCAGCGGGGCCCCGAGACCCTGGTGGAGCCCGCGCAGGTCAG GGTGAGCATCCCGCTGTCTGTCCTGGACCCTCCGCACCGGCACCACGTCCACCGACGGAAGAGCTTCGATGCTTCTGACACGCTGGCCCTGCCCCGG CACTGCCTGATGGGCTGGGACATTCTCCCTCCGAAGCCCGAGAAAAGCTCAGCCCCCAAGAGCCTGGACCTTTGGTCCTGTGTCTCCTCCGAGGCCCAGCACCGGAAGCTGTCAGCTGCCCGCCTG GCCCAGCCAACACGAGTCCCATCCTCCACCCCATTCCGGTCACAACTCCAGCCTCGCATGCCCTGGCCGAAGCCCTGA